Proteins encoded in a region of the Actinomycetes bacterium genome:
- the uppS gene encoding polyprenyl diphosphate synthase, translating to MGGSALLYRLYERRLAADLRRRGGTPRHVGVILDGNRRWARELGMDTSMGHRRGAAQIDHLLAWAAELDIPVVTLWLLSTENLLGRHPDELAELLGIIEEKVTQLARDAAPDGYRIVPVGQLDALPEQTRERLLAAEEVSRSHTGGVLHVAVGYGGREEIAEAVQRLLAEYADKGLDLAGAAERVSPDEIARHLYTAGMPDPDLVIRTSGEVRLSGFLLWQSAHAEYYFADTYWPDFRKVDFLRALRSYAQRQRRFGR from the coding sequence GTGGGCGGAAGCGCTCTGCTCTACCGGCTGTACGAGCGCCGGCTGGCCGCCGACCTCCGCCGCCGGGGAGGGACCCCGCGGCACGTCGGCGTCATCCTCGACGGCAACCGGCGCTGGGCCCGCGAGCTGGGCATGGACACCTCGATGGGGCACCGCCGTGGCGCCGCCCAGATCGACCATCTGCTCGCCTGGGCCGCCGAGCTGGACATCCCGGTGGTGACCCTGTGGCTGCTGTCGACCGAGAACCTGCTCGGCCGCCACCCCGACGAGCTGGCCGAGCTGCTCGGCATCATCGAGGAGAAGGTGACCCAGCTCGCCCGCGACGCCGCCCCGGACGGCTACCGCATCGTGCCGGTCGGCCAGCTCGACGCACTGCCCGAGCAGACCCGGGAGCGGCTGCTGGCGGCCGAGGAGGTGTCGCGGTCCCACACCGGCGGGGTCCTGCACGTCGCGGTCGGCTACGGCGGGCGTGAGGAGATCGCCGAGGCCGTGCAGCGCCTGCTCGCCGAGTACGCCGACAAGGGGCTGGACCTGGCCGGCGCGGCCGAGCGGGTGTCGCCGGACGAGATCGCCCGCCACCTGTACACCGCGGGCATGCCCGACCCGGACCTCGTCATCCGCACCTCCGGGGAGGTGCGCCTGTCCGGGTTCCTGCTGTGGCAGTCGGCCCATGCGGAGTACTACTTTGCCGACACGTACTGGCCCGACTTCCGTAAGGTCGACTTCCTGCGGGCGCTGCGGTCGTACGCCCAGCGGCAGCGGCGCTTCGGGAGGTAG
- a CDS encoding UbiA family prenyltransferase has protein sequence MVAARDDPDPGRLALLAGLLAGNQYSAGALNDAVDAPVDAAAGRDKPIPAGAISRRTVALLAVAAGLASLAFGLALNPATFALAVAGLACAWAYDLRLKGTVASVLPFAVALPLVPLFGYGAAGRFPAVLWWAWPIGALAAIAVHLADSLPDVETDRAAGMRGLATRLGVRRASLLTAVSYTGALAMALGSGLAAGDRRVVAAGSVLAAMFGVAALLAGVPGGEAQRRVAYRLLQAGVIALAAGWAAGVRP, from the coding sequence GTGGTGGCAGCCAGGGACGACCCTGACCCGGGACGGCTCGCCCTGCTCGCCGGGCTGCTGGCCGGCAACCAGTACAGCGCCGGCGCGCTCAACGACGCGGTGGACGCCCCGGTCGACGCGGCCGCCGGGCGGGACAAGCCCATTCCGGCCGGGGCGATCTCCCGCCGGACGGTCGCGCTGCTGGCGGTGGCCGCCGGGCTCGCGTCGCTGGCCTTCGGGCTGGCGCTGAACCCGGCCACGTTCGCGCTCGCGGTGGCCGGCCTGGCCTGTGCCTGGGCCTACGACCTGCGCCTGAAGGGGACGGTGGCGAGCGTGCTGCCGTTCGCGGTGGCGCTGCCGCTGGTGCCGCTGTTCGGCTACGGTGCGGCCGGGCGCTTCCCGGCGGTGCTCTGGTGGGCCTGGCCGATCGGCGCCCTGGCCGCGATCGCGGTCCACCTGGCCGACTCCCTGCCCGACGTGGAGACCGACCGGGCCGCCGGGATGCGGGGCCTGGCCACCCGGCTCGGCGTGCGCCGGGCCAGCCTGCTCACCGCCGTGAGCTACACGGGCGCGCTTGCGATGGCGCTCGGCAGCGGGCTCGCGGCCGGGGACCGCCGGGTCGTGGCCGCCGGGTCGGTCCTGGCCGCGATGTTCGGGGTGGCCGCGCTGCTCGCGGGTGTCCCAGGCGGCGAGGCCCAGCGCCGGGTCGCCTACCGCCTGCTGCAGGCCGGGGTGATCGCCCTGGCCGCCGGCTGGGCGGCCGGCGTCCGCCCCTGA
- a CDS encoding DNA-3-methyladenine glycosylase I, with the protein MVLPALDGKTRCRWAATDPILAAYHDAEWGEPPLGEAGWFERLTLEVFQAGLSWRTVLAKRDGFRRAFHDFEPKIVAAFTARDVSAVLRDPGIVRNRAKVLATIENARTVLALADEHGSFAEWVAAQPDGLEEQQRSYRQTFQFAGPQVVEAFLQSVGRVEPPHEPGCWRLA; encoded by the coding sequence ATGGTGCTCCCTGCTCTGGATGGCAAGACCCGCTGCCGCTGGGCCGCCACCGATCCCATCCTTGCCGCCTACCACGACGCCGAGTGGGGTGAACCGCCCCTCGGGGAGGCGGGCTGGTTCGAGCGGCTCACGCTCGAGGTCTTCCAGGCCGGCCTCTCCTGGCGGACCGTGCTTGCCAAGCGTGACGGCTTCCGGCGCGCCTTCCACGACTTCGAGCCCAAGATCGTCGCCGCCTTCACCGCCAGGGACGTCAGCGCCGTCCTGCGCGACCCCGGCATCGTGCGCAACCGGGCCAAGGTGCTGGCCACCATCGAGAACGCCAGGACGGTGCTGGCCCTGGCCGACGAGCACGGGTCGTTCGCCGAGTGGGTGGCGGCCCAGCCCGACGGGCTCGAGGAGCAGCAGCGCAGCTACCGGCAGACCTTCCAGTTCGCCGGCCCCCAGGTCGTGGAGGCGTTCCTGCAGAGCGTCGGGCGGGTCGAGCCGCCTCACGAGCCGGGCTGCTGGCGGCTCGCCTGA
- a CDS encoding ABC transporter substrate-binding protein: MANHTTVGPRGPILASRPPEVRSRPLRALRRLPAAAAALALALVVGACSSGSSGSSDSGGRPAALRLGYFPNLTHATALVGIQEGVFQRNLGAGTKLETRSFNAGPAAVEALFSGAIDATYIGPNPAINAYAKSGGKAVRIVSGATSGGALLIVRPGITGAQGLRGKKIASPQLGNTQDVALRSWLSRQGLKTDTEGGGDVQVVNQENAQTLDLFKGGKIDGAWVPEPWATRLEREGGGKVLVDEASLWPGGRFVTTHLVVRTEFLTDHPDLVEKLLAGQVEANELVNRDPARAQQLANAQIEKVTGKSLKPAVVAAAWKRLTFTDDPVASSLKTSAANAQQLGLLKPVELDGIYDLGPLNHVLAARGQPQVAT, translated from the coding sequence ATGGCGAACCACACCACCGTCGGGCCGCGCGGCCCGATCCTGGCTTCACGTCCCCCTGAGGTGCGTTCCCGGCCCTTGCGGGCCCTCCGCCGGCTGCCCGCGGCCGCCGCCGCGCTCGCGCTCGCGCTGGTCGTCGGCGCCTGCTCGAGCGGGTCGTCGGGCTCGTCGGACAGCGGCGGCCGGCCCGCTGCCCTGCGGCTCGGGTACTTCCCGAACCTGACCCACGCCACCGCCCTGGTCGGCATCCAGGAGGGCGTCTTCCAGCGCAACCTCGGGGCAGGAACCAAGCTCGAGACCCGCTCGTTCAACGCCGGCCCGGCCGCGGTGGAGGCGCTGTTCTCGGGCGCGATCGACGCCACCTACATCGGCCCCAACCCGGCCATCAACGCGTACGCCAAGTCGGGCGGCAAGGCGGTCCGAATCGTCTCGGGGGCCACCTCGGGCGGGGCCCTGCTGATCGTGCGGCCCGGCATCACCGGCGCCCAGGGCCTGCGCGGCAAGAAGATCGCCTCGCCGCAGCTCGGCAACACCCAGGACGTCGCCCTGCGCAGCTGGCTCAGCAGGCAGGGGCTCAAGACCGACACCGAGGGCGGCGGCGACGTGCAGGTCGTCAACCAGGAGAACGCGCAGACCCTCGACCTGTTCAAGGGTGGCAAGATCGACGGCGCCTGGGTACCAGAGCCGTGGGCGACCCGGCTCGAGCGCGAGGGCGGCGGCAAGGTCCTGGTGGACGAGGCGAGCCTCTGGCCGGGCGGCCGGTTCGTCACCACCCATCTGGTCGTGCGCACCGAGTTCCTCACCGACCACCCCGACCTGGTCGAGAAGCTCCTGGCCGGGCAGGTCGAGGCCAACGAGCTGGTCAACCGCGACCCGGCCAGGGCCCAGCAGCTCGCCAACGCCCAGATCGAGAAGGTCACCGGCAAGTCCCTGAAGCCCGCGGTGGTCGCGGCTGCGTGGAAGCGGCTGACCTTCACCGACGACCCGGTCGCCTCGTCGCTCAAGACCTCCGCCGCCAACGCCCAGCAGCTCGGCCTGCTCAAGCCGGTCGAGCTGGACGGGATCTACGACCTCGGCCCGCTCAACCACGTGCTCGCCGCGCGGGGCCAGCCCCAGGTGGCGACCTGA